Proteins encoded within one genomic window of Couchioplanes caeruleus:
- a CDS encoding WD40 repeat domain-containing protein: MGRPERKLDPDAGPLQRFAFDLRQLRNAVGRPSYRELSKRARFSVTALSEAAGGEVVPSLAVVLGYVAACGGGEADWELRWHQMVAELTPAGPTVEGDGEQAPYLGLATFEASDEQRFFGRQDLVEEMCQRLAAWPLLALFAPSGAGKSSLLRAGLLPAIARDAIAGSQEWPWVLMTPGEHPVDELAVHLANLRHLAAASVREALTADPTGLRLMLRQVLADRAATARVVIVVDQFEEVFTLCRAERERAAFIDMLVAAVDEPAARVVLGVRADFYARCAAYPELVAALQDRQVLVGPMSEDDLRQVIVGPARRMGLRVESALVEVAVADTRGQPGALPLLSHALLETWRRRRGPTLTLADYGAAGGVQGAIAQTAERVYARFGPVQRDLARGVFLRLTAFGEGTEDTRRRATPAELLGGRDPDAVAAVLSSLTAARLVTADEDCVTVAHEALILGWPRLRAWLAEDRDFLRAHRRLTEAAAEWDQHDREDGYLYRGARLVRWQGRPLDRLNDLETAFLAASRSRDVHERTARRRRTRLALSGLGAAVVIVGVLAAMALVQGRQASAERDLASSRQLVAEAYNELQLNPARAVTLARRAFMIAPTVEAEMVLRQAVGDYGVRAVVPLGSPQALNVVFSPDGRRLAATGADGAVRVWAWNGQTVSGSPVVLRGHTGNVWYAAFSPDGRRLATGGADGTVRIWPTDGTGAPRQLRGHTGIVWAVAFSPDGSRLASVGEDTTTRIWDTSGRVAPVVLRGHRGITSGVAFTPDGRRLATASHDRTVRIWDLAAHTSLTVLRGPQDATKTLAFSLDGTRLYASSIDGAVWAWPTSGGDAEATWRGHQGTVEGLALSADGRWLATTSDDTTVRIWSATGDGEPLVLRGHNRMVWAVAFSPDGSRLASAGEDGMIRIWDPRGPGDPALLLRGHDGAAWTAAFSPDAKRVFSGGADGVVRLWTLAEPRKPRALRGHRDEILELSVSADGRRVASASRDGTVRIWDAAGTAGPVVLRGHEGPVWQAAFSPDGTRVASTGSDGTLRIWNITGTGNPLVRHAKSGSLGYAAFSPDGKHVATASKNGLIHIWEVGGFSEPLILRGHEGLVYAVAFSPDGRSLASVGVDGTVRIWPLSQKGTPLVLRGHSGFVWRLAFSPDRKWLLSTGKDGTVRVWRTDGGGPPVTYSGFGASVETVAFSRDGTQLVTAHDDGTVRVWRCDACGPIRQVLTQAEAIDNATGNRTR; the protein is encoded by the coding sequence GTGGGTCGTCCTGAACGCAAGCTGGACCCGGATGCGGGCCCGCTGCAGCGGTTCGCGTTTGACCTGCGGCAGTTGCGAAACGCCGTTGGCCGGCCCAGCTACCGGGAATTGTCTAAACGTGCGCGTTTCTCGGTGACGGCGCTGTCGGAGGCGGCCGGTGGTGAGGTCGTACCGAGCCTTGCCGTGGTCTTGGGATATGTAGCGGCGTGCGGTGGGGGCGAGGCCGACTGGGAGCTGCGATGGCACCAGATGGTCGCGGAGTTGACCCCTGCCGGGCCGACAGTGGAGGGCGACGGGGAGCAAGCACCGTACCTGGGACTCGCGACGTTCGAAGCATCTGACGAACAGCGGTTCTTCGGGCGGCAGGACCTGGTCGAGGAGATGTGTCAGCGGCTGGCTGCGTGGCCGTTGCTCGCGCTGTTTGCACCGTCGGGTGCCGGTAAGTCGTCGCTGTTGCGCGCCGGTCTGCTGCCTGCGATTGCCAGGGATGCTATTGCCGGCAGTCAGGAATGGCCTTGGGTGCTGATGACGCCGGGGGAGCACCCGGTGGATGAGTTGGCTGTTCACCTGGCGAACCTGAGACATCTGGCGGCTGCTTCGGTGCGCGAGGCGTTGACCGCCGATCCCACCGGCCTTCGCCTCATGCTTCGGCAGGTTCTGGCCGACCGGGCCGCTACGGCGCGAGTGGTGATCGTCGTCGACCAGTTCGAGGAGGTCTTCACCCTGTGTCGCGCCGAACGCGAACGAGCGGCCTTCATCGACATGCTCGTCGCGGCGGTCGATGAACCCGCCGCGCGTGTCGTGTTGGGGGTACGTGCGGATTTCTACGCGCGGTGTGCGGCGTACCCGGAACTGGTCGCGGCGCTGCAGGATCGGCAGGTATTGGTCGGCCCCATGTCCGAGGACGATCTGCGGCAAGTGATCGTCGGGCCGGCACGGCGGATGGGCTTGCGGGTCGAATCGGCGTTGGTGGAGGTGGCCGTCGCGGACACCCGAGGCCAGCCGGGTGCGTTACCGCTGCTGTCCCACGCGCTGCTGGAGACGTGGCGGCGGCGGCGAGGCCCGACGCTGACCCTTGCAGACTACGGGGCCGCAGGCGGCGTGCAGGGCGCCATCGCGCAAACAGCCGAGCGGGTGTACGCGAGATTCGGCCCGGTGCAGCGGGACCTTGCCCGTGGGGTGTTCCTGCGGCTGACCGCATTCGGTGAGGGCACCGAGGACACCCGGCGGCGCGCTACTCCGGCGGAGCTGCTCGGCGGACGGGATCCCGACGCCGTGGCGGCGGTGCTGAGCAGCCTGACGGCGGCGCGTCTGGTCACCGCGGATGAAGACTGCGTGACGGTCGCCCACGAGGCACTCATCCTCGGCTGGCCTCGGTTGCGTGCCTGGCTCGCTGAAGATCGTGACTTCCTGCGCGCCCACCGCCGGCTGACCGAGGCCGCCGCCGAGTGGGACCAGCACGATCGGGAAGACGGCTATCTCTACCGGGGTGCACGTCTTGTCCGCTGGCAGGGCCGACCGTTGGATCGGCTCAACGATTTGGAGACCGCTTTCCTCGCCGCCAGCCGTAGCCGCGATGTGCACGAGCGCACCGCCCGGCGGCGACGTACCCGGCTCGCGCTCAGCGGGCTGGGAGCGGCCGTCGTGATCGTGGGGGTGCTGGCGGCGATGGCCCTGGTGCAGGGCCGCCAAGCCAGCGCGGAGCGCGATCTCGCGTCGTCGAGGCAGTTGGTCGCCGAGGCCTACAACGAGTTACAGCTCAATCCCGCGCGTGCGGTGACGCTGGCCCGGCGGGCATTCATGATCGCGCCGACCGTGGAAGCGGAGATGGTGCTGCGCCAGGCTGTCGGGGACTACGGGGTACGCGCGGTGGTGCCGCTCGGCAGTCCCCAGGCGCTCAACGTGGTGTTCAGCCCGGACGGGCGGCGATTGGCCGCTACCGGCGCTGACGGCGCCGTACGGGTGTGGGCCTGGAACGGCCAGACGGTGTCGGGATCCCCGGTCGTCCTGCGCGGGCACACCGGCAATGTGTGGTATGCCGCATTCAGTCCAGATGGGCGGCGCCTGGCCACGGGCGGCGCAGACGGCACCGTCCGGATCTGGCCGACGGACGGCACGGGCGCACCACGGCAACTTCGCGGGCACACCGGCATCGTCTGGGCGGTGGCCTTCAGCCCGGACGGATCCCGCCTAGCCAGCGTCGGCGAAGACACCACGACCCGGATCTGGGACACCAGCGGCCGTGTCGCGCCAGTCGTGCTGCGCGGCCACCGTGGCATCACCTCGGGCGTCGCGTTCACCCCAGACGGCCGGCGACTGGCCACTGCCAGCCACGACCGTACGGTGCGAATCTGGGACCTGGCCGCCCACACCAGCCTGACCGTCCTGCGCGGACCACAGGACGCGACGAAGACGCTGGCCTTCAGCCTCGACGGGACACGTCTGTACGCCTCCAGCATCGACGGCGCCGTGTGGGCGTGGCCGACCAGCGGCGGTGACGCCGAGGCCACCTGGCGCGGTCATCAGGGCACGGTGGAAGGACTCGCCCTGAGTGCGGACGGACGGTGGCTGGCCACGACCAGTGACGACACCACGGTGCGAATCTGGTCGGCCACCGGCGACGGCGAACCGCTCGTGCTGCGCGGGCACAACCGCATGGTGTGGGCGGTGGCCTTCAGCCCGGACGGTTCCCGCCTGGCCAGCGCCGGTGAAGACGGCATGATCCGGATTTGGGATCCCCGCGGCCCGGGTGATCCCGCGCTGCTGCTGCGCGGTCACGACGGCGCAGCCTGGACGGCCGCGTTCAGCCCGGACGCGAAGCGGGTATTCAGTGGAGGCGCGGACGGCGTCGTGCGGCTGTGGACCCTGGCCGAGCCCAGGAAACCGCGCGCTCTGCGCGGCCATCGCGACGAAATCCTCGAACTGAGCGTCAGCGCCGACGGCCGGCGCGTGGCCAGCGCCAGCCGGGACGGCACCGTCCGTATCTGGGACGCGGCGGGTACCGCCGGACCTGTGGTCCTGCGCGGCCATGAGGGCCCGGTCTGGCAGGCCGCCTTCAGCCCTGACGGCACGCGCGTGGCCAGCACCGGCAGCGACGGCACCCTACGAATATGGAACATCACGGGAACGGGCAACCCGTTAGTGCGTCACGCCAAGTCGGGATCGTTGGGATACGCCGCGTTCAGCCCGGACGGGAAGCACGTAGCGACAGCCAGCAAGAACGGGTTAATCCATATCTGGGAGGTTGGCGGATTTTCCGAGCCGCTGATCCTGCGCGGGCACGAGGGATTGGTGTACGCCGTCGCCTTCAGCCCAGACGGACGCAGCCTCGCAAGTGTCGGCGTCGACGGCACCGTACGAATCTGGCCGCTCTCGCAGAAAGGTACGCCGCTCGTCCTGCGCGGGCATTCCGGCTTCGTGTGGCGCCTGGCATTCAGCCCCGACCGGAAATGGCTACTCAGCACCGGCAAGGACGGAACCGTACGCGTATGGCGCACCGACGGTGGCGGTCCACCGGTGACCTACAGTGGATTCGGTGCATCCGTGGAAACCGTCGCCTTCAGCCGCGACGGTACCCAGTTGGTAACCGCGCACGACGACGGCACCGTACGCGTCTGGCGCTGCGACGCCTGCGGCCCTATCCGCCAGGTCCTCACACAGGCGGAGGCGATCGACAACGCCACCGGGAACCGTACCCGCTGA
- a CDS encoding alkaline phosphatase D family protein — MSFYSIAPLPPLEPSERPARVGRRRFVAVAGGSVAGLICGPALIDPAGAARPVPRPGPTARVPANVFTLGVASGDPSPDGVVLWTRLAPDPVHGGGMPNQSVPVTWEIADDERFQYTRRSGTVTAEPGWGHSVHAEVSGLEPDRVYFYRFLVAGQVSPVGRTRTAPAVDAQLSRLRFAFASCQDYQAGRYTAYQHLAAEDLAFVAFLGDYIYENPRNSAAYRQHDGTAEPYTLTDYRNRHACYKSDPDLRAAHAAVPWIVTFDDHEIDNNWADELPQDPAQQSPEVFRARRAAAFQAYYEHMPLRRSSLPRGLDMRAYRQLTFGRLAALHVLDTRQYRSDQPGTLAQADDPARTMTGAEQEQWLTAGMSYSDTRWNLLASQVMWASNDRTAGPAQSFDFDNWDGYRVQRRRLLDFFGSGATSNPVVLTGDRHATWACDLRPDFDRPDTPAVAAEITGTSISSGGDPDTAAFHRTYDPIKAESPHWKYIDNRRGYLLCELTADRLLASLRTVSTVWAPTAGVTTAAQFQVTAGRLGLDVLAHDTPPAADPAALRRYAVDDDQP; from the coding sequence ATGTCTTTTTATTCGATTGCTCCGCTGCCGCCGCTGGAACCATCGGAGCGGCCAGCCCGCGTCGGGCGCCGCCGGTTCGTGGCCGTTGCCGGGGGCTCAGTCGCCGGGCTGATCTGCGGCCCGGCCCTCATCGACCCTGCCGGCGCCGCCCGGCCGGTGCCTCGTCCCGGCCCGACCGCGCGGGTGCCGGCGAATGTGTTCACCTTGGGTGTCGCCTCGGGCGATCCCAGCCCGGACGGCGTAGTGCTGTGGACCCGACTGGCCCCCGATCCGGTGCACGGCGGGGGCATGCCGAACCAGAGCGTGCCGGTGACCTGGGAGATCGCCGACGACGAGCGGTTCCAGTACACCCGGCGCAGCGGCACCGTCACGGCCGAGCCCGGCTGGGGGCACAGTGTGCACGCTGAGGTGTCCGGGCTCGAGCCGGACCGGGTCTACTTCTACCGGTTCCTCGTTGCCGGCCAGGTGTCACCGGTCGGACGCACCCGCACGGCACCCGCCGTGGACGCCCAGCTCAGCCGGCTGCGGTTCGCGTTCGCGAGCTGCCAGGACTACCAGGCCGGCCGGTACACCGCCTACCAGCACCTCGCAGCTGAGGACCTCGCCTTCGTGGCGTTCCTCGGCGACTACATCTACGAGAACCCGCGCAACTCGGCCGCCTACCGCCAGCACGACGGCACCGCAGAGCCCTACACCCTGACCGACTACCGCAACCGGCACGCCTGCTACAAGAGCGACCCCGACCTGCGGGCCGCGCACGCCGCCGTACCGTGGATCGTCACCTTCGACGACCACGAGATCGACAACAACTGGGCCGACGAGCTTCCCCAGGACCCCGCCCAGCAGAGTCCGGAGGTGTTCCGGGCGCGCCGCGCAGCGGCGTTCCAGGCCTACTACGAACACATGCCGCTGCGGCGCTCCTCGCTGCCCCGCGGCCTCGACATGCGGGCCTACCGGCAACTGACCTTCGGCCGCCTCGCCGCCCTGCATGTCCTCGACACCCGGCAGTACCGCAGCGATCAGCCCGGCACCCTGGCCCAAGCCGACGATCCCGCTCGCACCATGACCGGCGCCGAGCAGGAACAGTGGCTGACCGCCGGGATGAGCTACTCCGACACCCGGTGGAACCTGCTCGCCAGTCAGGTCATGTGGGCCAGCAACGACCGCACCGCCGGCCCCGCACAGAGCTTCGACTTCGATAACTGGGACGGCTACCGCGTGCAACGCCGCCGGCTGCTCGACTTCTTCGGCTCCGGCGCCACCAGCAACCCGGTCGTGCTGACGGGCGACCGGCACGCCACCTGGGCCTGCGACCTGCGCCCGGACTTCGACCGGCCCGACACCCCCGCCGTCGCCGCCGAGATCACCGGAACGTCAATCTCCTCCGGCGGCGACCCGGACACCGCCGCGTTCCACCGTACGTACGATCCGATCAAGGCCGAGAGTCCGCACTGGAAGTACATCGACAACCGGCGCGGCTACCTGCTGTGCGAACTCACCGCCGACAGGCTGCTGGCCTCGCTGCGTACGGTCAGCACCGTCTGGGCACCCACCGCGGGCGTCACGACCGCCGCGCAGTTCCAGGTCACCGCCGGGAGGCTCGGCCTCGACGTGCTCGCCCACGACACTCCGCCCGCCGCCGACCCCGCCGCCCTGCGTCGCTACGCCGTCGACGACGACCAGCCCTGA
- a CDS encoding esterase-like activity of phytase family protein encodes MALRLSLARSVAVLAPALMLTAVAANPAAATAPSWPGLSARVVDAATLPAIPLSSFGVADDRGVNLGGIGSDIFPAERAGEYWTVTDRGPNGQIKVGKDKRRTFPVPDFDPMIVKVRADHGVLRVLQTIPIKTAHGAPVTGLSNQLSHDEAPYNFNATVALTTNPNGLDTEGIVRAADGTFWLTDEYSPSLVHVAATGRIIARYVPAGLQLTGTDYPVIEAFPAIYGSRKINRGFEGLGKLAGGDLVLALQSPLSVPDKAAGEASLNTRLLRFSPRKGVVVGEYAYRFDAVNIVDPAEDDPSELKISSIVGLGASSVLVEERTDQAARLQIADLRRATNLLGGRYDDPATTPSLEQLAKPADLKAAGVTVAPKALVLDLNTVAGVPKKIEGVAVLNPWTIAVINDNDFGMTDGTGAFDANGRLIDSNIPTTLVTLRLGFPAFD; translated from the coding sequence ATGGCACTTCGACTCTCCCTGGCGCGCTCGGTCGCCGTCCTCGCCCCGGCTCTGATGCTGACCGCGGTAGCCGCGAACCCCGCCGCCGCCACGGCACCGAGCTGGCCCGGCCTGTCCGCGAGGGTGGTGGACGCGGCCACCCTGCCGGCGATTCCGCTGAGCTCCTTTGGTGTCGCCGACGACCGGGGCGTCAACCTGGGCGGCATCGGCAGTGACATCTTCCCGGCCGAGCGGGCCGGCGAGTATTGGACGGTCACCGACCGCGGCCCCAACGGCCAGATCAAGGTCGGCAAGGACAAGCGGCGTACGTTCCCGGTGCCCGACTTCGACCCGATGATCGTCAAGGTACGCGCGGACCACGGTGTCCTGCGGGTGCTGCAGACGATTCCGATCAAGACGGCCCACGGCGCCCCGGTCACCGGGCTGTCCAACCAGCTGTCGCACGACGAGGCGCCGTACAACTTCAACGCCACCGTGGCGCTGACCACCAACCCCAACGGTCTGGACACCGAGGGCATCGTGCGCGCCGCGGACGGCACGTTCTGGCTGACCGACGAGTACAGCCCGTCGCTGGTGCACGTGGCCGCGACCGGCCGGATCATCGCCCGGTATGTGCCGGCCGGCCTGCAGCTGACCGGAACCGACTACCCGGTGATCGAGGCGTTCCCGGCGATCTACGGCTCCCGGAAGATCAACCGTGGCTTCGAGGGCCTGGGCAAGCTGGCCGGCGGTGACCTGGTGCTCGCGCTGCAGAGTCCGCTCTCGGTGCCGGACAAGGCCGCCGGCGAGGCCTCGCTGAACACCCGGCTGCTGCGCTTCTCGCCGCGCAAGGGTGTGGTAGTCGGCGAGTACGCGTACCGCTTCGACGCCGTGAACATCGTCGACCCGGCCGAGGACGACCCGAGCGAGCTGAAGATTTCCTCGATCGTCGGCCTCGGCGCCTCCTCGGTGCTCGTCGAGGAGCGCACCGACCAGGCCGCCCGCCTGCAGATCGCCGACCTGCGCCGGGCCACGAACCTGCTCGGTGGCCGGTACGACGATCCGGCCACCACCCCGTCGCTGGAGCAGCTAGCGAAGCCGGCTGACCTCAAGGCGGCCGGCGTGACCGTGGCGCCGAAGGCGCTCGTACTCGACCTGAACACGGTCGCCGGCGTACCGAAGAAGATCGAGGGCGTCGCGGTGCTCAACCCGTGGACCATCGCCGTCATCAACGACAACGACTTCGGCATGACCGACGGCACCGGCGCCTTCGACGCGAACGGCCGCCTGATCGACAGCAACATCCCGACCACGCTGGTGACCCTGCGCCTGGGCTTCCCCGCCTTCGACTGA
- the rpmF gene encoding 50S ribosomal protein L32, whose amino-acid sequence MAVPKRRTSRANTRHRRAQWKRTTPTLANCPCPRREMVVSHRACIHCGLCRGRQVAAPR is encoded by the coding sequence ATGGCTGTCCCGAAGCGGCGCACCTCTCGCGCCAATACCCGCCACCGCCGTGCGCAGTGGAAAAGGACCACCCCGACGCTGGCGAACTGCCCGTGCCCGCGCCGGGAGATGGTGGTGTCGCATCGGGCCTGCATCCACTGCGGTCTCTGCCGCGGCCGTCAGGTCGCCGCCCCGCGATGA
- a CDS encoding GTP-binding protein produces the protein MTISVLGGFWPHATSEAASALLAKYPGLRLVRYESPRPGVLARTGAVEIPYGDDPAGALIRDLAAVVDGGKPSELIVVLPEAYEPDEIRTAWHAHTGGAPLSLTTVVPADLVMDGVADDTVLRAVDLHRTAADERSVGEVVCRQIEQADTVLFAGPPDGDDAWEAEQLRILLHRMAPWSQHRSLADLGLPAEGHSEPLAPLTRGLRGRTVGVHAPLPEHGVVAVVFHARRPLHPGRLHEALDEITDRVVRSRGHFWLASRPDLVMTWESAAGLSLGPTSGWLADLPDECWNDVDDERRLATEIDWDPYYGDRSQHLAFIGIDLDPVRLHRTLAGCLLTDDELSRGPDVWRRWADPFTRSYPAPPVTTTARPRDGL, from the coding sequence ATGACCATCTCTGTCCTGGGCGGCTTCTGGCCCCACGCCACCTCCGAAGCAGCGAGCGCGCTGCTCGCGAAATACCCGGGCCTGCGCCTCGTGCGCTACGAGAGTCCCCGCCCGGGCGTGCTGGCCCGTACCGGCGCCGTCGAGATCCCGTACGGTGACGACCCGGCAGGCGCCTTGATCCGCGATCTCGCCGCTGTCGTCGACGGAGGCAAGCCGTCCGAGTTGATCGTGGTCCTGCCCGAGGCGTATGAGCCGGACGAGATCCGCACCGCCTGGCACGCGCACACCGGCGGCGCGCCGCTCAGCCTCACCACCGTCGTACCGGCCGACCTCGTCATGGACGGCGTCGCCGACGACACCGTCCTGCGCGCCGTCGACCTGCACCGCACGGCCGCCGATGAGCGCAGCGTCGGCGAGGTCGTGTGCCGCCAGATCGAGCAGGCCGACACCGTCCTGTTCGCCGGCCCACCCGACGGTGACGACGCGTGGGAGGCCGAACAACTGCGAATCCTCCTGCACAGGATGGCGCCCTGGTCACAGCACCGCAGCCTGGCTGACCTCGGCCTGCCCGCCGAGGGGCATTCCGAGCCCCTCGCCCCGCTCACCCGAGGACTGCGCGGCCGCACAGTCGGCGTGCACGCGCCACTACCCGAGCACGGCGTGGTCGCGGTCGTCTTCCACGCCCGCAGACCCTTGCACCCCGGGCGGCTGCACGAGGCCCTCGACGAGATCACCGACCGGGTCGTGCGCTCGCGCGGACACTTCTGGCTCGCCAGCCGCCCGGACCTGGTCATGACCTGGGAGTCCGCCGCAGGACTGAGCCTCGGCCCGACCAGCGGCTGGCTCGCCGACCTGCCCGACGAGTGCTGGAACGACGTCGACGACGAACGCCGCCTCGCCACCGAGATCGACTGGGACCCCTACTACGGCGACCGCAGCCAGCACCTGGCCTTCATCGGCATCGACCTCGACCCGGTACGGCTGCACCGCACGCTCGCCGGCTGCCTGCTCACCGACGACGAACTGTCCCGCGGACCGGACGTGTGGCGGCGGTGGGCGGACCCCTTCACCCGCTCCTACCCCGCACCCCCGGTTACCACTACCGCACGACCAAGGGATGGACTATGA